Proteins co-encoded in one Diaminobutyricimonas sp. LJ205 genomic window:
- a CDS encoding NAD(P)-binding domain-containing protein, translating to MKSARYDTEVIVIGAGQAGLAVGYYLRRLGLEPGTDFLMLDRGPATGGAWQFRWDSLRLGSAHKVHDLPGMADLGVSFETADRTLPAKDVVADYYARYEQHFELPVIRPASVTRVENDGVELAVDFTAPAGKQRLITRVVVNATGTWGSPFIPWYPGLNGFGGRQLHTSDYSGAGDFAGQNVVIVGGGTSAIGFLMELEDVAASVTWVSRRPVEWLHEQELPIEGGRAAEAMQDEAAREGRALPSIVSGTGVARTRRIQAAIDRGLLTQHPMFTHIEPDGVRFADNSFTPADVIIWATGFRPELRHLAPLRLREKAGGITVGKHTSWKDPRIFFAGYGPTASTIGANRAGRAIARQVVATLSRLSS from the coding sequence GTGAAGTCTGCCCGCTACGACACTGAGGTTATCGTAATCGGTGCCGGTCAGGCGGGTCTGGCGGTCGGGTACTACCTGCGCAGGCTCGGCCTTGAGCCCGGTACCGACTTTCTGATGCTTGATCGCGGACCCGCCACCGGTGGTGCCTGGCAGTTCCGCTGGGACTCGCTTCGGCTCGGTTCCGCGCATAAGGTGCACGACCTGCCCGGGATGGCTGACCTCGGCGTGAGTTTTGAAACCGCCGACCGTACGCTGCCAGCGAAAGACGTCGTCGCCGACTACTACGCGCGATACGAGCAGCACTTCGAGTTGCCGGTGATCCGGCCCGCGAGCGTGACCCGGGTCGAGAACGATGGAGTCGAGCTGGCCGTCGACTTCACCGCGCCGGCTGGGAAGCAGCGACTGATCACCCGGGTGGTCGTGAACGCCACCGGCACCTGGGGGTCGCCGTTCATTCCCTGGTACCCCGGACTGAACGGTTTCGGCGGCCGCCAGTTGCACACCTCTGACTACTCCGGCGCAGGCGACTTCGCCGGCCAGAACGTCGTCATCGTCGGCGGCGGTACCAGCGCGATCGGCTTCCTGATGGAACTCGAGGATGTCGCCGCCTCGGTGACCTGGGTCAGCCGCCGCCCGGTGGAGTGGCTGCACGAGCAGGAACTGCCGATCGAGGGCGGTCGCGCGGCCGAGGCGATGCAGGACGAAGCAGCCCGTGAGGGCCGGGCGCTGCCGAGCATCGTCAGCGGCACCGGGGTCGCTCGGACCCGTCGCATCCAGGCGGCCATCGACCGCGGCTTGCTGACGCAGCATCCGATGTTCACCCACATCGAACCGGACGGCGTGCGCTTCGCCGACAACTCCTTCACCCCCGCGGACGTCATCATCTGGGCGACCGGCTTCCGTCCCGAGTTGCGCCACCTGGCGCCGCTGCGGCTGCGGGAGAAGGCCGGCGGCATCACCGTCGGCAAGCACACCTCGTGGAAGGATCCGCGCATCTTCTTCGCCGGCTACGGACCGACCGCGTCGACCATCGGCGCGAACCGTGCCGGCCGGGCGATCGCCCGCCAGGTCGTCGCCACCCTGTCGAGGTTGTCCTCGTGA
- a CDS encoding DUF3073 domain-containing protein — protein MGRGRQKAKHTKVARELKYFSPDTNYGALEKELAGNPRLEEDLEKWPEYTAYEDKYGDEDESNIA, from the coding sequence ATGGGGCGCGGCCGTCAGAAGGCAAAGCACACCAAGGTTGCCCGGGAGCTGAAGTACTTCAGCCCGGACACGAACTATGGTGCCCTCGAGAAGGAGCTAGCCGGCAATCCGCGTCTTGAGGAGGACCTCGAGAAGTGGCCGGAATACACCGCATACGAAGACAAGTACGGCGACGAGGACGAGTCCAACATCGCCTGA
- the purM gene encoding phosphoribosylformylglycinamidine cyclo-ligase — protein MTDNTANAYQQAGVDTAAGDLAVELMKAAVAKTHTANVLGGVGGFAGLYDVGFLTSYRRPLLATSTDGVGTKVAIAQSLDKHDTIGQDLVGMVVDDIVVVGAKPLFMTDYIACGKVVPERIATIVRGIAEACEATGTSLVGGETAEHPGLLGPDDYDVAGAAVGVVEADAMLGPDRVQHGDVIVALAASGLHSNGYSLVRHILASRDLGYSDHSDDLGGAIGEVLLEPTRLYTSPLLGILDEQPGAIHALSHVTGGGIAANLARVLPVGSWAEIDRSTWSPLPVFRVLADWGGLQLNDTEGTWNLGIGMFAVVAQDAAASVIRASEARGIPAWVAGTVSTEERELAGFEQGAKGVDGGAVRLVSAYAN, from the coding sequence GTGACCGACAACACCGCCAACGCGTACCAACAGGCCGGAGTCGATACCGCGGCAGGTGACCTCGCCGTCGAATTGATGAAAGCCGCGGTGGCGAAGACCCACACCGCGAACGTGCTCGGCGGGGTCGGCGGCTTCGCCGGCCTCTACGACGTCGGCTTCCTCACCTCGTACCGTCGCCCGTTGCTCGCCACTTCGACCGACGGCGTCGGCACCAAGGTTGCGATCGCCCAGTCGCTCGACAAGCACGACACGATCGGTCAGGATCTCGTCGGCATGGTCGTCGACGACATCGTCGTGGTGGGCGCGAAGCCGCTGTTCATGACCGACTACATCGCCTGCGGCAAAGTTGTCCCCGAGCGGATCGCCACGATCGTGCGCGGCATCGCCGAAGCCTGCGAGGCGACCGGCACCTCACTGGTCGGCGGTGAGACCGCCGAGCACCCCGGCCTGCTCGGCCCGGACGATTACGACGTCGCGGGAGCCGCTGTCGGCGTGGTCGAAGCTGACGCCATGCTGGGCCCGGATCGCGTGCAGCACGGCGACGTGATCGTCGCCCTCGCCGCGAGCGGACTGCACTCCAACGGATACTCGCTGGTGCGGCACATCCTCGCCAGCCGCGACCTGGGTTACAGCGACCACTCCGACGACCTCGGTGGCGCAATCGGCGAGGTGCTGCTCGAACCGACCCGCCTTTACACGTCGCCGCTGCTCGGCATCCTGGATGAGCAGCCCGGCGCGATCCACGCGCTCAGCCACGTCACCGGCGGCGGCATCGCCGCCAACCTTGCGCGCGTGCTGCCGGTCGGCTCCTGGGCGGAGATCGACCGCTCCACCTGGTCGCCGCTGCCGGTGTTCCGCGTGCTCGCGGACTGGGGCGGGCTGCAGCTGAACGACACTGAGGGCACCTGGAACCTCGGCATCGGCATGTTCGCGGTTGTGGCGCAGGATGCCGCCGCCTCGGTCATCCGCGCGTCGGAAGCCCGCGGCATCCCGGCCTGGGTCGCCGGCACGGTGAGCACCGAAGAGCGCGAGCTCGCCGGATTCGAGCAGGGCGCCAAGGGCGTGGACGGCGGAGCGGTTCGCCTGGTCTCGGCCTACGCGAACTGA
- the purF gene encoding amidophosphoribosyltransferase, which yields MCGIVGIVSSHPVNQLVYDSLSLLQHRGQDSTGIATAEGSILHIQKAKGQVREAYRTRDMRSLLGTMGLGHVRYATRGIASSEEEAQPFYVNAPYGIILVHNGNLTNTRELTRDLFTNDRRHLNTSSDTELLVNVLAHELQQEVSGLDLDPDQVFNAVSRVHERVEGSYAAIALIAGHGMLAFRDPFGIRPLILGVRHVDGEPDEWVVASESLVLEAGGYEIVRDVAPGEAVFISRDGRMESRQCAQNPRLIPCSFEYVYLARPDSIMNGISVYEARLRLGERLADTIAAHASLGDIDVVMPIPDSSRPAAMQVARKLGIEYREGFYKNRYVGRTFIMPGQAERSRSVRQKLNAMSSEFKGKNVLIVDDSIVRGTTSKQIVEMARAAGANKVTFTSAAPPVRYPHVYGINMPSRNELVAHGRKIPEIATLLGADRMIYQEVADMQSAIIEGSDVTSLEMSCFTGEYVTGTVSDEYLAWVEANQLS from the coding sequence ATGTGCGGCATTGTCGGCATCGTCTCGTCCCATCCCGTCAACCAGCTCGTTTACGACAGCCTTTCGCTGCTGCAACACCGTGGCCAGGACTCGACCGGGATCGCGACCGCAGAGGGCAGCATCCTGCACATCCAGAAAGCCAAGGGGCAGGTGCGCGAGGCGTACCGCACCCGCGACATGCGCAGCCTGCTCGGCACGATGGGCCTCGGCCACGTGCGTTACGCGACGCGTGGCATCGCCTCGTCCGAGGAGGAGGCCCAGCCGTTCTATGTCAACGCGCCGTACGGCATCATCCTCGTGCACAACGGCAACCTGACGAACACGCGGGAGCTGACCCGCGACCTCTTCACGAACGACCGGCGGCATCTGAACACGTCCTCGGACACCGAATTGCTGGTGAACGTGCTCGCGCATGAACTGCAGCAGGAGGTGTCCGGCCTCGACCTCGACCCCGACCAGGTGTTCAACGCGGTTTCCCGCGTGCACGAGCGGGTCGAGGGTTCCTATGCGGCGATAGCGCTGATCGCCGGCCACGGAATGCTCGCCTTCCGTGACCCGTTCGGTATCCGCCCGCTGATCCTCGGCGTTCGGCACGTCGACGGCGAACCCGACGAATGGGTCGTCGCCAGTGAGTCGCTGGTGCTCGAGGCCGGCGGCTACGAGATCGTGCGCGACGTGGCGCCCGGCGAGGCGGTCTTCATCAGCCGCGATGGCCGGATGGAGTCCCGCCAGTGCGCGCAGAACCCGCGGTTGATCCCCTGCTCGTTCGAGTACGTCTACCTCGCCAGGCCCGACTCGATCATGAACGGCATCTCGGTCTACGAGGCACGCCTGCGCCTCGGCGAACGGCTGGCGGACACCATCGCCGCGCACGCCTCGCTGGGCGACATCGACGTGGTGATGCCGATTCCGGACTCGTCGCGGCCGGCCGCGATGCAGGTGGCCCGCAAGCTCGGCATCGAGTACCGCGAGGGCTTCTACAAGAACCGCTACGTCGGCCGGACCTTCATCATGCCGGGACAAGCGGAGCGCTCCCGCTCGGTGCGTCAGAAGCTGAACGCCATGAGCTCGGAATTCAAGGGCAAGAACGTGCTCATCGTCGACGACTCGATCGTCCGCGGCACGACGTCGAAACAGATCGTCGAGATGGCCCGCGCTGCTGGGGCGAACAAGGTCACCTTCACCTCCGCCGCCCCGCCGGTGCGCTACCCGCACGTGTACGGCATCAACATGCCGTCGCGGAACGAGCTCGTCGCCCACGGCCGGAAGATCCCGGAGATCGCCACCCTGCTCGGCGCTGACCGGATGATCTACCAGGAGGTCGCCGACATGCAAAGCGCCATCATCGAGGGCTCGGATGTCACATCGCTCGAGATGAGCTGCTTCACCGGTGAGTACGTGACCGGCACCGTCAGCGACGAGTACCTCGCTTGGGTTGAGGCGAATCAGCTGAGCTGA